In the genome of Mugil cephalus isolate CIBA_MC_2020 chromosome 21, CIBA_Mcephalus_1.1, whole genome shotgun sequence, one region contains:
- the tmem151ba gene encoding transmembrane protein 151B, whose amino-acid sequence MSPASAATASESSSSTTTTTTTTAGPEEESDSPREEQRPQKQSLTKSLCQETHWKCLLLSLLMYGCVGVMAWCQVTKVTRLSFDSAYKGKSMMYHDSPCSNGYIYIPLAFLVMLYVVYLVECWHCYTRNELQYKVDVDSVTERIQRMQQATPCIWWKAISYHYVRRTRQVTRYRNGDAYTTTQVYHERVNTHVAEAEFDYGNCGVKDISKHLLGLEGFPITKLRFTKCFSFANVESENTYLTQRARFFTENEGLDDYMEAREGMHLKNVDFKEYMIAFSDPDHLPWYASNSTFWAAAAFTLSWPLRALTEYRTACVHYHVEKLFGFDYVPATPSEERPYCRHIPRVNTIDSTELEWHIRSNQQLVPSYSEAVLMDLTQLSGSSNSYSMCGGYGSYRQNCERCHRAISSSSIFSRSALSICNTGSPRIPFSASRFSLSRLYGSRRSCLWRSSGSLNEPSCPTESTRCLSGQQAGEENPPDYQDAAYFPVLIVHRNEGCLNHDHRSLHRNGSCVETSL is encoded by the exons ATGTCCCCAGCATCGGCTGCAACGGCcagtgaaagcagcagcagcaccaccaccaccaccaccaccaccgccggaCCCGAAGAGGAGTCAGACAGCCCCAGGGAAGAG CAGCGGCCGCAGAAACAGTCCCTGACTAAATCCTTGTGTCAGGAAACCCACTGGAAATGCCTGCTGCTGTCCCTGCTGATGTACGGCTGCGTCGGCGTGATGGCCTGGTGCCAGGTGACCAAGGTCACGCGCCTCTCCTTCGACAGCGCTTACAAGGGGAAGTCCATGATGTACCACGACAGCCCCTGCTCCAACGGCTACATCTACATCCCCCTGGCCTTCCTGGTCATGCTCTACGTGGTCTACCTGGTGGAGTGCTGGCACTGCTACACCAGAAACGAGCTGCAGTACAAGGTGGACGTGGACAGCGTGACCGAGCGCATACAGCGCATGCAGCAGGCCACGCCCTGCATCTGGTGGAAGGCCATCAGCTACCATTACGTCAGGAGGACGCGGCAGGTGACGCGCTACCGTAACGGCGACGCCTACACCACTACGCAGGTCTACCACGAGAGGGTCAACACCCACGTCGCCGAGGCGGAGTTCGACTACGGGAACTGCGGGGTGAAGGACATCTCGAAGCACCTGCTCGGCCTGGAGGGCTTCCCCATCACCAAGCTGAGGTTCACCAAGTGCTTTAGCTTCGCCAACGTGGAGTCAGAGAACACCTACCTGACCCAGCGCGCCAGGTTCTTCACAGAAAACGAGGGCCTGGACGACTACATGGAGGCCCGCGAGGGGATGCACCTGAAGAATGTAGACTTTAAGGAGTACATGATTGCCTTCTCTGACCCCGATCACCTTCCCTGGTACGCTTCCAACTCCACTTTCTGGGCAGCGGCTGCCTTCACCCTCTCCTGGCCTCTGAGGGCGCTGACGGAGTACCGCACCGCCTGCGTCCACTACCACGTGGAGAAACTGTTCGGCTTCGACTACGTGCCGGCGACGCCGTCCGAGGAGCGGCCGTATTGCCGACACATCCCGCGGGTCAACACCATCGACAGCACAGAGCTGGAGTGGCACATCCGCTCCAACCAGCAGCTGGTGCCCAGCTACTCGGAGGCCGTCCTCATGGACCTGACCCAGCTCTCGGGGAGCAGCAACAGCTACTCCATGTGCGGAGGCTACGGCAGCTACAGGCAGAACTGCGAGCGCTGCCACCGCGccatcagcagctcctccatcttctcccgcAGCGCCCTCAGCATCTGCAACACGGGGAGCCCCCGCATCCCGTTCAGCGCCAGCCGCTTCTCGCTGAGCCGGCTGTACGGCTCCAGGCGGAGCTgcctgtggaggagcagcgggaGCCTGAACGAGCCGTCCTGCCCGACGGAGAGCACGCGCTGCCTGTCGGGCCAGCAGGCCGGCGAGGAGAACCCCCCGGACTATCAGGACGCCGCCTACTTCCCGGTGCTCATCGTGCACCGCAACGAAGGCTGCCTCAACCACGACCACCGCTCCCTGCACAGAAACGGCTCCTGTGTCGAAACGTCTCTATGA